Within the Dehalococcoidia bacterium genome, the region AGCCACCGTCGGACAGGCCGCCATGCACAGCCCGCATTTCACGCAGTAGGCGAATTGCACAAAACTTTCCAGTTCCTCGGGTGATTGGGCTAGCCCGGTTTGCGGCCTCTCGAGTGTCTCCTTATTCGGGCCGATCACGTACGGTTTTACAGACTTGTGCTTTTCAAAGAGCGGCGTCAAATCGGCCACCATATCCCTGACGATGGGGAAGTTCGGCAGCGACTTCACAGTGATTCTGTCCGTCTCCAGCTCTTCAATGGGGGTGTGGCAGGCCAGCATGGGCAGGTTGTTGACCAGCACGCCACAGGAACCGCAGATGCCCATCCGGCATGAGCAGCGGAAACAAAGGGTATTATCAATAGTCTCTTTAATGTAGATCAGCCCTTCCAGCAGGGTCATACCCTTTTTATACGGGATGGTAAAGTCCTGCATCCGGGGTTTCTGATCCTCCCCCGGCGTATACCGCTGTACTTTGAAGTATAAATCTTGTTTATCTTCCATATCTTTGCTCCTTAGCGTCTCTTACCCGGCTTGCCTAGTAGGCATCCAGAGGGATGTAGATGGTATAGCCCAGGAAAGCTATGGCGGCTATTACCAATACCGCATCCAGTATCTTGACCTTTTCCTCACTGATGGAGAGCCATTCCATGAGAATAGTGCGAAGCCCGTGAAGTCCGTGGTACAAGCCAAAGACAATCAAAAGAATGTAAAAGACA harbors:
- a CDS encoding succinate dehydrogenase iron-sulfur subunit; translation: MEDKQDLYFKVQRYTPGEDQKPRMQDFTIPYKKGMTLLEGLIYIKETIDNTLCFRCSCRMGICGSCGVLVNNLPMLACHTPIEELETDRITVKSLPNFPIVRDMVADLTPLFEKHKSVKPYVIGPNKETLERPQTGLAQSPEELESFVQFAYCVKCGLCMAACPTVATDEHFLGPQPLAAVYRYCTDRRDQGEKERFGIVNAPHGLWLCHLAGACSEVCPKGVDPAFAIQLLKRGNISASLGMQKKRIPAPMVAPSKDVKPKIEVPKFTVKQS